A region of the Streptococcus suis genome:
GATAGCTCAATGCCGTTGACCTATAGTATGCCAGATGCATCAGGAGTGACGGTCAATTCTACTACAGGTAAAGTGCAAGGAACGCTTAGTGCTACTGGTGCTGGATACTATACACGTGCGGTTACAGTGCTGGATGCTCATACTCAACAAAAATCAAAAGCAAACCAGTCAAGTGTTTTTAAACCATTGTCTACTAACAATTGGTTTTAAAATAGACCAATCTAACTCTCGTATTACTTCTTGAAGCTTGTTTATCACATCGTCTAGTGTTTTAAAAGCTTTATTCTTAAACCCTCTCTTTCGAATCTCAGCCCAAACTTGTTCAATTGGATTCATTTCAGGAGTATAGGGAGGAATAAACTCAAAACCAATATTATGTGGTTTCTCTAAGGTACTTGATTTATGCCAAACGGCATTGTCCATCACTAATAAAATATAATCGTCAGGATAAGCTTCAGATAGTTGTTTGAGAAAAACATTCATCCAATCTGTATTACAGCCCCCAGCGATAATGAAGAAGGACTCTCCTGTATGGGCATCAACAGCACCATAGCAATAGCGATACTCACGAATATAGTGACTATGTACATGCGGTCTCACCCCTTTTGGTGCCCAGGCCTTCCCAATTTTACTGATCCGACCGAAACCCGCCTCATCTTGATACATTAGCCTGACTTTATGATAGCGACGACTATTCTTGAAGCGCTTTCCTGTTTTCGTGAATGAAGATTTTATTTTTAGACGCTAGAATCGTTTCGGCGTCTGCTTTTTTAGGGTGTTCTGGTCTTGGCGTCACTTTGCGCCAACCATGGCGTTTAAGAATGGCATAGAATCCTTCCTTGGTCGTAGGGTGTCCAACCCGTTTCTGATAAGCTTCATAGAGAGAGTTTATCGTCACAAATTCGCCATTTAGTGAGGCTGTTAACTGTTCTTTTAGAAACGCTTCCTCTTCTTGAAGGGTTAAATATTGACGGTTCCGTCCACCTCGCGTTTCTCTTACTAGAGCTGAAATCCCCTCAAGTTCGTACTTGCGCTGTAAGGACCAGATTGTATACTTTGAATAGCCGATGAGGTTAGTGATTTCCTTATAGCTAAGACCTTCTGCTCTGAACAAGATAACTTGAAGTCGTCTATGAAATGGAGAATAGGTTTTATCTTTCAAATAAGTTTTTAATTCTTTCGTTTGTTCGATAGTAAGTTTCATAAATCTATTATAGGTTAGTTTTTGTTTTTTGAATAGTATCAAAACAATAGCATAACATCAGGTGATTTTTGGATTCGATCCCTGTTTATCAATAATATGGGGAGCGATGGGACTATTACAGCCCTTGAGCGTGAGTATGGATTGGTTCCGACAGCAGATGATATTAAAAACCATGTCACAATAACGGGTGTAGATAACAATGGTCCAACGATTACCAAAGAAGTATTAGGAACTATTCCGAAAAATGTTAATGGACATGTACAAGTCCAGTTAACAACGAGCGAAGGGGTTCGTACTGTTGTGACTGTACCAATCAATTACACCAACCAACGTCCGATTATTAACGTGCCAGCTAGAAAAGAAATCCTTCGAAAACCAGTGGGGCAATCGACCACCATTGACTTGTCCGAAGGTGTGACTGTTACAGATAGAGAAGATGATCGTTCTCCATCAGATAACCTGACGACATCTGTCAAATATGAGATTGTAGATAGTACCAATCAAGTAGTGAGAACGGTTGGGCCTAGTACAGCATCAAAAATAGTTGACCTTACAGATCTTCCTGCAGGGGATTATACAGTTAAGATTTCTGCGACAGATTCTGGAGCAACAACACCTGTCGTTGCAACCTATTCCCTTCGTGTAAATGTGGATACAACACCGCCAACGGTTGCGAATGCGAAGTCAGACATTTTTGTTTTCAAAGGAGTAGCAATTGACACAAATGCAACTGTAACAGGGGAACAACCATTGAAATGGGCGACTATTTCGGATGATATTGCTGTGACAGACATTGTTGGAAGAAACAATTTAGTTGGTCTCTCGTTGGACTTGAACGGCAATTTAACAGGAATAAGTAATAGTACTGCAGGTTACTACAGTAGAAGTTTGACTGTTACGGATGGTACAAACAGTGCAACTGCTGTATCAGTCAGAATCTTTGTCCTTGAGCCAAGTGGGGAAACAACGACACGGATTCATGGGCACCATGTGCGTACAACGGATTTTGCCAATCTTGTGACATTGACATCTGGTTCTGGGTATGATAGCAATGGGTTCAAAGCAGCTGCTGGCTTGACATTTACACCAGTAGATGCACAAGGAAATGCTCTAACAGATAATCAATTACCAAAAACAGGGACAGGAAATCAAGTTCGTGTACGAGTGACGACAAGTCAGGGGGTTGTGACCTATGTAACGGTAACTGTTAATTATGATGCAAACACAAATCCAAGTCTAACGGTGAGCGATCAGACGATAGACAAGGGAGATGTGAGAGGAAATTCTATCGATTTATCAAGAGAAGTTACGGTTTCTGATAAAGAAGATGATCGTGATCCGAATGATAACAAAACCAAACGTGTTACTTATGAAGTTCGTTCTGCAGATGGGGCGAGGGTTATTAAGGCGGAAAGCGAGGATGTGACACTTCCGCTTACAACTACGGCCGGAACCTACAAAGTCATTGTCAAAGTTACGGACAGTGATGGTAGCGTTGTGACAAGAGAGTACACATTGACTATCACAGATCGTGTGTCTGCGAGTATCTCCTCCTCTGAGTCCGCGTCAACCAGCGCGTCTACCTCATCAAGTACCTCAACGAGTGCGTCCGCATCAGTCAGCGCGTCCACCTCATCAAGTACCTCAACGAGTGAGTCTGCGTCAACCAGCGCGTCTACCTCATCAAGTACTTCATCGTCTGAGTCCGCGTCAGTAAGCGCATCTACTTCAGCAAGTACTTCATCGTCTGAGTCCGCGTCAGTAAGCGCGTCTACTTCAGCAAGTACCTCAACGAGTGAGTCTGCGTCAACCAGCGCGTCTACCTCAGCAAGTACCTCGTCCTCTGAGTCCGCATCAGTAAGCGCGTCTACCTCAGCAAGTACCTCGTCCTCTGAGTCCGCATCAGTA
Encoded here:
- a CDS encoding IS630 family transposase (programmed frameshift), which encodes MKLTIEQTKELKTYLKDKTYSPFHRRLQVILFRAEGLSYKEITNLIGYSKYTIWSLQRKYELEGISALVRETRGGRNRQYLTLQEEEAFLKEQLTASLNGEFVTINSLYEAYQKRVGHPTTKEGFYAILKRHGWRKVTPRPEHPKKADAETILASKNKIFIHENRKKRFKNSRRYHKVRLMYQDEAGFGRISKIGKAWAPKGVRPHVHSHYIREYRYCYGAVDAHTGESFFIIAGGCNTDWMNVFLKQLSEAYPDDYILLVMDNAVWHKSSTLEKPHNIGFEFIPPYTPEMNPIEQVWAEIRKRGFKNKAFKTLDDVINKLQEVIRELDWSILKPIVSRQWFKNT